One window from the genome of Pseudomonadota bacterium encodes:
- a CDS encoding TolC family protein, producing the protein MFYKTNRPNPMRIEPVWHVSGQPASPPSCARACIKRAFLVALLLLISTSESALARVWTVKEVCAQAVRASFLLQQAEARVRETREVVEEARLPERSTVSATASYTYVAPTFSFGQPPAAVQAVVDNNLAGTLTWRQLLSTFGQLEATVAASRLAVTVAQLQLRDSEQRVVEDARVAFQEAAQAEELLRVAEETLIARQEALRESQAQYRAGVVSRYDVLRARTNVALASQTCVDTRRDVRACRVRLFQLMGVPDTAAESIDLSEALLERPPTSVDDAMQSGVERRYEVRAAQAGVAEGRKRVDVARLSSAPRLEVQSEYLQRTPTGVMQGHQWNTGLALSVPLIDGGAARVHARRAYEAYQQLIAALEQTRRQARIEIGTCYEDLQARYADLGTSEAALESAREAARVSRIRYENGLCTSLERQDADASLSDAQGRCVRARRAYAITWARWLRVSGAEITEAAPAVAAPAVLETIKASGTVQRKQGQP; encoded by the coding sequence ATGTTCTACAAGACCAACAGACCCAACCCTATGAGAATCGAACCCGTCTGGCACGTCAGCGGTCAACCCGCCTCCCCCCCATCATGCGCTCGTGCTTGTATCAAGCGGGCATTTCTCGTCGCGCTGCTTCTGCTCATCTCAACGAGCGAGTCTGCTCTGGCGCGCGTCTGGACCGTGAAGGAGGTCTGCGCGCAGGCCGTGCGCGCGAGCTTTTTGCTGCAGCAGGCCGAGGCACGGGTGCGCGAGACGCGCGAGGTCGTTGAAGAGGCTCGGCTGCCCGAGCGCTCGACGGTGAGCGCAACGGCGTCGTATACCTACGTCGCGCCCACCTTCTCGTTCGGTCAGCCCCCCGCCGCCGTGCAGGCTGTGGTCGACAACAACCTGGCCGGCACCCTCACATGGCGCCAGCTGTTGAGCACGTTCGGGCAGCTCGAGGCCACCGTGGCCGCGTCTCGGCTGGCCGTAACGGTCGCCCAGCTGCAGCTGCGCGACAGCGAGCAGCGCGTGGTCGAAGACGCCCGCGTGGCCTTCCAGGAAGCCGCGCAGGCAGAAGAGCTGCTGCGCGTCGCCGAAGAGACGCTGATAGCGCGTCAAGAGGCGCTGCGAGAGTCACAGGCGCAGTACCGTGCGGGTGTGGTCTCGCGCTACGATGTGCTGCGCGCGCGAACCAATGTTGCGCTGGCCTCCCAGACCTGCGTCGACACCCGACGCGATGTGAGAGCCTGTCGCGTGCGCCTCTTTCAGCTGATGGGCGTGCCGGACACAGCCGCTGAGTCGATAGACCTGAGCGAGGCGCTGCTCGAGCGTCCGCCCACGTCGGTCGACGACGCCATGCAATCGGGCGTTGAGCGCAGATACGAGGTCAGGGCAGCGCAGGCGGGTGTTGCGGAGGGGCGCAAGCGCGTCGATGTGGCCCGCTTGTCGAGCGCGCCACGGCTCGAGGTGCAGAGCGAATACCTGCAGCGCACCCCCACGGGGGTCATGCAGGGCCACCAGTGGAACACGGGCCTCGCGCTCAGCGTTCCCCTCATCGATGGAGGCGCCGCGCGTGTTCACGCTCGACGCGCCTATGAGGCCTATCAGCAGCTCATAGCCGCGCTCGAGCAGACCCGTCGCCAGGCGCGCATCGAGATCGGCACGTGCTACGAAGATCTGCAGGCACGGTACGCCGATCTGGGCACGTCGGAGGCCGCTCTCGAGAGCGCGAGAGAGGCGGCGCGGGTGAGTCGCATCCGCTATGAGAACGGCTTGTGCACGAGTCTCGAGCGTCAAGATGCAGACGCTTCGCTCAGTGATGCCCAGGGTCGCTGCGTGCGCGCGCGGCGTGCCTATGCCATCACCTGGGCGCGGTGGCTTCGCGTGAGTGGTGCTGAGATCACCGAAGCGGCGCCCGCCGTCGCGGCGCCAGCCGTGCTCGAGACAATCAAAGCCAGCGGTACGGTACAGAGAAAGCAGGGTCAGCCGTGA
- a CDS encoding HlyD family efflux transporter periplasmic adaptor subunit, giving the protein MRRAVVIVIILVCGFLAFEASALRRFFAGSATPSAAAAGTPATPLSTASAVPVPPVDDGKVSALAYLEPEGRIVALGVPAEMVQERVTRWRVAEGAAVRRGEVLVEMEARDRLLRDVETAESRVAVARAHLDQVLAGARRGEIAAQQKEAQRIASDRQGTLAAQDSAVARAQADVRLQEAELRRYEQLFKEGAAPASLLDQKRFAAASSRTTLAQVRAERDRVARVLTVQESQAQATLDRISEVRPTDVAAAEAEVRSAQAEAAKARTLAERAQVRAPIDGVILKILTREGERVSSAGLAQIGRTQTMVAVAEVYDTQIARVRVGQQVRLSGRNLHGSELRGRVSEIGKLVQKQSTFTNEPGENFDRRVIEVRVRLDDASSTKVRGLSNLQLEAHFE; this is encoded by the coding sequence GTGAGAAGAGCCGTCGTCATTGTCATCATACTGGTCTGTGGGTTTCTCGCGTTCGAAGCTTCGGCGCTGCGGCGCTTCTTCGCGGGATCAGCGACGCCGTCCGCTGCGGCAGCCGGAACCCCCGCGACGCCTCTATCGACGGCTTCCGCGGTGCCCGTTCCCCCCGTTGATGATGGGAAGGTCTCCGCGCTCGCCTATCTCGAGCCCGAGGGCCGCATCGTTGCGCTCGGGGTGCCCGCCGAGATGGTGCAGGAGCGTGTCACGCGCTGGCGGGTCGCAGAGGGGGCAGCGGTGCGTCGCGGTGAGGTTCTTGTCGAGATGGAGGCGCGCGATCGCCTGCTGCGCGACGTCGAGACGGCGGAGAGTCGCGTGGCGGTCGCTCGGGCCCATCTCGATCAGGTGCTGGCCGGCGCACGGCGCGGGGAGATTGCGGCCCAGCAGAAGGAAGCGCAGCGCATCGCGAGCGATCGTCAGGGAACCCTCGCGGCCCAAGACTCCGCCGTCGCGCGCGCCCAGGCAGATGTCCGTCTGCAGGAAGCGGAGCTGCGTCGCTACGAGCAGCTGTTCAAGGAAGGGGCGGCTCCCGCAAGCCTGCTCGATCAGAAGCGTTTTGCGGCCGCCAGCAGCCGCACTACCCTGGCCCAGGTGAGAGCGGAGCGCGATCGCGTCGCGCGCGTGCTCACGGTTCAAGAATCGCAGGCGCAGGCCACCCTCGACCGCATCTCCGAGGTACGCCCCACCGACGTGGCGGCGGCAGAGGCTGAGGTTCGCTCTGCACAGGCCGAAGCGGCGAAGGCGCGTACCCTGGCGGAGCGCGCGCAGGTGCGCGCGCCCATCGATGGGGTGATTCTCAAGATTCTCACGCGTGAGGGTGAGCGCGTCTCGTCCGCCGGTCTTGCCCAGATCGGGAGGACCCAGACGATGGTTGCGGTTGCCGAGGTCTACGACACCCAGATTGCGCGCGTGCGTGTCGGGCAGCAGGTACGTCTGAGCGGGCGGAACCTCCACGGATCCGAGCTGCGTGGGCGGGTGAGCGAGATCGGCAAGCTGGTGCAGAAGCAGAGCACGTTCACCAATGAGCCGGGAGAGAACTTCGATCGCCGTGTCATCGAGGTGCGGGTTCGCCTCGATGACGCCTCGAGCACAAAGGTGCGCGGCTTGTCGAACCTTCAGCTGGAAGCCCACTTCGAGTGA